In a single window of the Rhineura floridana isolate rRhiFlo1 chromosome 3, rRhiFlo1.hap2, whole genome shotgun sequence genome:
- the SAMD1 gene encoding sterile alpha motif domain-containing protein 1: protein MAGPPPPPPGQEAPRYQEWILDTIDSLRSRKARPDLERICRMVRRRHGPEPERTRAELEKLIQQRAVLRVSYKGSISYRNAARVQPPRRGGTPAASPAAPQRPARTSPPSAPAATAPPRSSQRAAPRAEPAAPPPPLPPPPPPPPPRRTGRERPPPPPPQEESSPVSLREIVRYLGGDGTAPGGGRVTRGRAQGLLQEERLERTRLGGGGGGGNNVALPRAERGAQARAPNARAYRNKKAGEEVKGEEEEEEEEEEEEEEDEASTMSEGSEVAQDYEASNYSRPGIGQVNGDCKDSKHGGKEIPPSSALTRNLRSLQEQPLDKGLEQPHHEENEHCHTKASWPGESACHHLGGSKKDGSTYQQPDRAVSPAVAGTEPSVPSSPGRPGIQADGRPFSCTSVKEKPSDPVEWTVSDVVDYFTEAGFAEQASAFQEQEIDGKSLLLMQRTDVLTGLSIRLGPALKIYEYHIKVLQQCHFEEDEGDSFMG, encoded by the exons ATGGCCGGGCCCCCGCCGCCGCCCCCGGGCCAGGAGGCGCCGCGTTACCAAGAGTGGATCTTGGACACCATTGACTCGCTGCGCTCGCGCAAGGCGCGCCCGGACCTGGAGCGCATCTGTCGCATGGTGCGCCGGCGGCACGGCCCGGAGCCGGAGCGCACCCGCGCCGAGCTGGAAAAGCTCATCCAGCAGCGCGCCGTGCTCCGCGTCAGCTATAAGGGAAGCATCTCGTACCGCAACGCTGCGCGGGTCCAGCCACCCCGGCGAGGCGGAACGCCCGCCGCCAGTCCGGCGGCCCCGCAGAGGCCGGCCCGCACTTCCCCGCCCAGCGCTCCCGCCGCCACCGCGCCGCCCCGGTCCTCCCAGCGTGCAGCGCCTCGCGCAGAGCCAGCCGCGCCCCCGCCACCTCTTCCTccgccaccacctcctcctcctcctcggcgGACCGGCCGGGAGCGACCGCcgcctcccccaccccaagagGAGTCCTCCCCCGTTAGCCTAAGAGAGATTGTGCGCTACTTGGGCGGCGACGGCACCGCGCCGGGGGGCGGCCGAGTGACTCGAGGCCGAGCACAGGGGCTGCTCCAAGAGGAGAGGCTGGAGAGGACTCGCTTGGGTGGTGGCGGGGGCGGCGGCAACAACGTCGCTTTGCCCAGGGCGGAGAGAGGCGCGCAGGCCCGGGCTCCCAATGCCAGGGCGTATAGGAACAAG aaAGCAGGTGAGGAGGTCAagggtgaagaagaagaagaggaggaggaggaggaggaggaggaagaggatgaagCCTCCACTATGTCTGAAGGTTCAGAAGTGGCACAAGATTATGAAGCCAGCAACTATAGCAGACCTGGGATAGGCCAGGTGAATGGGGACTGTAAGGACAGCAAGCATGGTGGGAAAGAGATCCCACCCAGCAGTGCCCTCACCAGAAACCTGCGCTCCCTTCAGGAGCAGCCCTTGGACAAAGGATTGGAGCAGCCTCACCATGAAGAAAATGAGCATTGTCATACAAAGGCCTCTTGGCCTGGAGAAAGTGCCTGTCACCATCTGGGGGGCAGCAAGAAAGATGGCAGCACCTATCAGCAGCCAGACAGAGCAG TGTCACCAGCTGTTGCAGGTACTGAGCCCTCTGTGCCCTCATCTCCTGGGAGACCTGGCATCCAGGCAGATGGGAGACCATTCAGTTGCAC ctCGGTGAAGGAGAAGCCGTCTGACCCAGTGGAATGGACTGTGAGTGATGTTGTGGATTATTTCACAGAAGCTGGGTTTGCTGAGCAAGCATCTGCCTTTCAAGAACAG GAGATCGATGGGAAGTCTCTGCTGCTGATGCAGCGCACTGATGTGCTGACTGGCCTGTCTATCCGCCTGGGACCTGCCCTCAAGATCTACGAGTACCACATCAAGGTGCTGCAGCAGTGCCACTTCGAGGAGGATGAGGGCGACTCCTTCATGGGCTGA